Proteins from a genomic interval of Odontesthes bonariensis isolate fOdoBon6 chromosome 7, fOdoBon6.hap1, whole genome shotgun sequence:
- the gins3 gene encoding DNA replication complex GINS protein PSF3 — MDTESYLPVPPGVGTEENFLSLDDILLSHERLPVQTECVFPRLGFLEKSSDSQDIPEGTKMELPLWLCKGLYEKKRRVLAVELPKVYREGWRTVFTADPNVVDLHKMGPYYYGLGSQMLHFDSPENPDIAQALLQTFIGRFRRTMDSSQNAYNEDTSALVERLDSLEKALFRSGQRGLNGFQSWEKGRASQLTASSLVLNYRKRKITDVQD, encoded by the exons ATGGACACAGAGTCGTATCTCCCTGTGCCACCTGGGGTGGGAACGGAGGAGAATTTTCTGTCCCTTGACGATATTTTGCTCTCTCATGAGAGACTGCCTGTCCAGACAGAGTGCGTTTTCCCCCGGCTTGGATTTCTGGAGAAGTCGAGCGACTCGCAGGACATCCCGGAG ggaacaaagatggagctcCCTTTGTGGCTGTGTAAAGGTCTGTatgagaagaagaggagggtgCTGGCTGTGGAGCTTCCCAAGGTGTACAGAGAGGGCTGGAGGACCGTGTTCACCGCTGACCCGAACGTGGTGGACCTGCATAAGATGGGGCCCTACTACTACGGACTGGGATCACAGATGCTCCACTTTGACAGTCCGGAGAACCCAGACATCGCACAGGCGCTGCTGCAG ACGTTCATCGGCCGGTTCAGGCGGACCATGGACTCCTCCCAGAACGCCTACAACGAGGACACGTCCGCTCTGGTGGAGCGTCTGGACAGCCTGGAGAAGGCCCTGTTCAGGTCCGGCCAGAGGGGCCTGAACGGCTTCCAGAGCTGGGAGAAGGGTCGGGCCTCGCAGCTCACCGCCTCCAGTCTGGTCCTCAACTACCGCAAGAGGAAGATCACCGACGTTCAAGACTGA